The following proteins come from a genomic window of Streptomyces sp. NBC_00539:
- a CDS encoding helix-turn-helix domain-containing protein, whose product MPPRIAPTERQKRLGAELRRMRLAADVSAESAAGLLGVDRSKVSAIEQGIRTISEERLRTLACHCDCADEEYIDALVAMAQPRKRGWWERYRGTLSAAMLDIAETEAHATRMRCAHSVHVPGLLQTSDHALALFRFVVPTLPEQEIALRLAHRLERQQVLEGDSAPEYVAVVHEAALRMRFGGRKVARAQLEHLLTASDRPNVVLRVLPFEAEGFPGAGQTVNYLEGPVPRLDTVQVDSTHGADFLHTEAQLAQYRCQLDWTERLSLPPGPSRDFIHHLAREL is encoded by the coding sequence ATGCCGCCGAGGATTGCGCCCACCGAACGACAGAAGCGACTGGGCGCCGAGCTGCGCAGGATGAGGCTGGCGGCGGACGTGTCCGCCGAATCCGCCGCAGGGCTGCTCGGCGTCGACCGCTCCAAGGTGTCGGCCATCGAGCAGGGCATCCGGACCATCAGTGAGGAACGGCTCCGGACGCTGGCCTGCCACTGCGACTGCGCGGACGAGGAGTACATCGATGCGCTCGTGGCCATGGCCCAGCCGCGGAAGCGAGGTTGGTGGGAGCGCTACCGGGGCACCCTGTCCGCCGCCATGCTCGACATCGCCGAGACGGAGGCGCACGCCACCCGCATGCGGTGCGCACACTCGGTGCACGTTCCGGGGCTGCTCCAGACCAGCGACCACGCACTCGCCCTCTTCCGGTTCGTCGTACCGACCCTCCCGGAACAAGAGATCGCCCTGCGCTTGGCCCATCGTCTGGAGCGACAGCAGGTGTTGGAGGGTGACTCGGCACCCGAGTACGTCGCGGTCGTCCACGAGGCGGCTCTGCGGATGCGCTTCGGCGGCCGGAAGGTGGCGCGGGCCCAGCTGGAGCACCTGCTGACCGCGTCGGACAGGCCCAACGTGGTCCTGCGCGTCCTCCCCTTCGAGGCGGAAGGGTTCCCCGGCGCGGGCCAGACGGTCAACTACCTGGAGGGCCCGGTCCCGCGGCTGGACACGGTCCAGGTCGACAGCACGCACGGCGCGGACTTCCTGCACACCGAGGCGCAACTGGCGCAGTACCGTTGCCAATTGGACTGGACGGAACGGCTCAGCCTGCCACCCGGCCCGTCCCGGGACTTCATCCACCACCTGGCTCGCGAACTCTGA
- a CDS encoding TetR/AcrR family transcriptional regulator, whose translation MSSSSPHQRRGNTRQRIQDVALELFAEQGYEKTSLREIAERLDVTKAALYYHFKTKEDIIISVFEDLTQPIDDLIGWAEGEPRTLETKREVLRRYSEAMAAGTSLYRFMQENQATVRELSIGDTMKKRLFALVELLRAPDAPLADQVRCISALFTLHAGMMFLQHVEGDPEETRKAALEVATDLIVQAHHQQP comes from the coding sequence ATGTCCAGCAGCAGTCCGCACCAGCGGCGCGGGAACACGCGCCAGCGCATCCAGGACGTCGCGCTGGAGCTCTTCGCCGAGCAGGGGTACGAGAAGACGTCGCTGCGCGAGATCGCGGAGCGGCTCGATGTCACGAAGGCGGCGCTGTACTACCACTTCAAGACCAAGGAAGACATCATCATCAGCGTCTTCGAGGACCTGACCCAGCCCATCGACGACTTGATCGGCTGGGCCGAGGGCGAGCCGCGCACCCTGGAGACCAAGCGGGAGGTGCTGCGCCGCTACAGCGAGGCGATGGCGGCGGGAACCTCGCTCTACCGGTTCATGCAGGAGAACCAGGCGACGGTGCGGGAGCTCAGCATCGGCGACACCATGAAGAAGCGGCTCTTCGCCCTGGTGGAACTCCTCAGGGCGCCGGACGCACCCCTGGCCGACCAAGTCCGCTGCATCAGCGCGCTGTTCACCCTGCATGCCGGAATGATGTTCCTCCAGCACGTGGAGGGCGACCCCGAGGAGACCCGTAAAGCTGCCCTGGAGGTCGCCACGGACCTCATCGTCCAGGCCCACCACCAGCAGCCGTAA
- a CDS encoding ATP-binding protein, which produces MPSPFDPAATPTGGFTACPVVPTAPTGPPVPDDLSCSLTLPGEPHSAQIARSAVRAALHAHGLDPLAPAAVQVTGELVGATWYLDPARSLYLSVRHREGALRLTVYDGHAPHAHPRLAAHCEARRRSALRLMAAVVRECGGAWGIEGSREPGGGTRTWAALPATGAVGYLAA; this is translated from the coding sequence ATGCCCAGCCCCTTCGACCCGGCCGCCACCCCCACCGGCGGGTTCACCGCCTGCCCGGTCGTGCCCACCGCCCCCACCGGACCTCCGGTCCCCGACGACCTCTCGTGCAGCCTCACCCTCCCCGGCGAGCCGCACAGCGCGCAGATCGCCCGCAGCGCCGTACGCGCCGCCCTGCACGCCCACGGGCTCGACCCGCTCGCGCCGGCCGCCGTGCAGGTCACCGGCGAACTGGTCGGGGCGACCTGGTACTTGGACCCCGCGCGAAGTCTGTACCTGTCCGTCCGGCACCGCGAGGGCGCGCTCCGGCTCACCGTCTACGACGGCCACGCCCCCCACGCGCACCCCCGCCTCGCCGCGCACTGCGAGGCGCGCCGGCGCTCCGCGCTGCGGCTGATGGCGGCGGTCGTCCGGGAGTGCGGCGGGGCCTGGGGGATCGAGGGATCGCGTGAGCCCGGTGGCGGTACGCGCACGTGGGCGGCCCTGCCCGCGACGGGCGCGGTCGGCTACCTTGCCGCCTGA
- a CDS encoding polysaccharide deacetylase family protein, with protein sequence MKFTAGGRRRGTTTARPAIATAAVAAAAAATVWGATTLTGPVQDSPRAGGGPSAAPGATAPHDTSRRIPEGIAHASEGGARAVNITIDDGPDPRWTPQVLDVLKRHDVKATFCMIGPQAEARPDLVEQVVAGGHRLCDHTTSHDTAMDKKPTAYQQEQILAAKRQIERAAGGAAEVAYYRAPGGAFTPQSRRLAAENGMRPLGWNVDSKDFAKPGVAAIVATVEREMKNGPTLLFHDGGGNRSQTVQALDLVLDRLAGQGRPTGFPVRTAP encoded by the coding sequence ATGAAGTTCACGGCAGGCGGACGGCGACGGGGAACGACGACGGCCCGGCCGGCCATCGCGACAGCGGCAGTGGCGGCGGCCGCCGCGGCGACGGTGTGGGGAGCGACGACCCTCACCGGACCGGTCCAGGACAGCCCCCGGGCGGGTGGGGGGCCCTCCGCGGCGCCAGGGGCCACCGCTCCCCACGACACGTCCCGGCGCATACCCGAGGGCATAGCCCACGCCTCCGAAGGCGGAGCGCGGGCCGTCAACATCACCATCGACGACGGGCCCGACCCCCGCTGGACCCCGCAGGTCCTCGACGTGCTCAAGCGGCACGACGTGAAGGCCACCTTCTGCATGATCGGGCCCCAGGCCGAGGCCCGCCCCGACCTCGTCGAGCAGGTCGTCGCGGGGGGCCACCGGCTCTGTGACCACACCACCTCGCACGACACGGCGATGGACAAGAAGCCCACCGCCTACCAGCAGGAGCAGATCCTGGCCGCGAAGCGGCAGATAGAGCGGGCGGCGGGCGGCGCCGCCGAGGTCGCGTACTACCGGGCGCCCGGCGGCGCCTTCACCCCGCAGAGCCGTCGCCTCGCCGCCGAGAACGGCATGCGCCCGCTCGGCTGGAACGTCGACAGCAAGGACTTCGCCAAGCCGGGCGTCGCGGCGATCGTCGCCACCGTCGAGCGGGAGATGAAGAACGGGCCGACCCTGCTCTTCCACGACGGCGGGGGCAACCGCTCCCAGACCGTCCAGGCCCTCGACCTGGTGCTCGACCGGCTCGCCGGCCAGGGCCGGCCGACCGGCTTCCCGGTCCGCACCGCGCCCTGA
- a CDS encoding response regulator transcription factor, translating into MPPLRILIADDNPVVRAGLAALLATAEGLEVTAQAADGREALNLTRLHRPDVVLLDVRMPGVDGISALPHLVRLAPVLMLTYSQEAEVVREALLLGAGGYLVHGEFTPDHLIRAIHDTHAGRAHLTPTAANALLAELRASSQTQPVVAQSSQQLVNQMAYGLSSREEEVMDLIASGMNNQQIAAACFISEKTVKNHINRIFAKLQTTTRSEAIARWLGTARPGVTGHG; encoded by the coding sequence ATGCCCCCGCTGCGGATCCTGATCGCCGACGACAACCCCGTCGTCCGGGCGGGCCTGGCCGCCCTGCTGGCGACCGCCGAGGGCCTGGAGGTCACCGCCCAGGCGGCGGACGGCCGCGAGGCGCTGAACCTGACCCGCCTCCACCGGCCCGACGTCGTCCTACTCGACGTCCGCATGCCGGGCGTCGACGGCATCTCGGCCCTCCCGCACCTCGTCCGGCTGGCGCCGGTCCTGATGCTGACGTACAGCCAGGAGGCGGAGGTCGTCCGGGAGGCCCTGCTCCTGGGCGCGGGCGGCTACCTGGTCCACGGCGAATTCACCCCGGACCACCTGATCCGGGCCATCCACGACACCCACGCCGGCCGCGCCCACCTCACCCCGACGGCGGCGAACGCCCTGCTCGCGGAACTCCGCGCCTCTTCGCAAACGCAACCAGTTGTGGCACAGTCTTCTCAGCAACTCGTCAACCAGATGGCCTACGGCCTGAGTTCCCGGGAGGAGGAGGTCATGGACCTGATCGCATCCGGGATGAACAACCAACAGATCGCGGCGGCCTGCTTCATCAGCGAGAAGACGGTCAAGAACCACATCAACCGCATCTTCGCGAAGCTCCAGACCACCACCCGCAGCGAAGCGATAGCCCGCTGGCTCGGAACGGCCCGTCCAGGAGTGACCGGCCATGGGTAG
- a CDS encoding pilus assembly protein TadG-related protein, whose translation MAARRVRDRDRGQAFPIYVVMVAGLLFAALAFFVIGQAGVTRSDAQGAADAAALAAAQKARDTLVPGVVLTDLQPKDWEKLVLGNLFDPAGACGEATSFATRNDASATCTSSGLSFTVKVQTNGTVGTSVIPGTESMHGTAHATALITPRCHLGASAAPGAPQSPVDSGVLNSGPVKIECKGGVELSFEPSKPDPWHVLARKLFDVRLTD comes from the coding sequence GTGGCCGCACGCCGGGTGCGTGACCGCGACCGCGGGCAGGCCTTTCCCATATATGTGGTGATGGTGGCGGGACTGCTCTTCGCCGCGCTCGCGTTTTTTGTCATCGGCCAAGCCGGAGTCACCCGCAGTGATGCACAAGGAGCGGCTGATGCCGCGGCATTGGCAGCGGCTCAAAAGGCCAGGGACACGTTGGTTCCAGGTGTGGTCCTAACTGATCTCCAGCCCAAGGACTGGGAGAAGCTCGTTCTCGGCAACCTATTCGACCCAGCGGGCGCATGCGGGGAGGCCACGAGCTTCGCCACGCGGAACGACGCAAGTGCGACCTGCACATCGTCCGGGCTCAGCTTCACCGTCAAGGTACAGACCAACGGCACGGTGGGGACCTCGGTCATCCCCGGTACTGAATCCATGCACGGCACGGCCCACGCCACTGCTTTGATCACACCACGCTGCCACCTGGGGGCGTCGGCGGCGCCCGGCGCACCACAGAGTCCTGTCGATAGTGGGGTGCTGAACTCGGGCCCCGTAAAGATCGAGTGCAAGGGTGGGGTGGAGCTCAGCTTTGAGCCGTCCAAGCCCGACCCCTGGCATGTGCTGGCAAGAAAGCTCTTCGACGTGCGCCTGACCGACTGA
- a CDS encoding OmpA family protein: protein MTKRHRVSAATAVAGLVIAGAHILGATTAYADDVKPSVPPGTEPSAAAPVAIDSNAPGLKIPQGGTLAPIKVLDIAEVVEDLGGEQRRQETNQTVMMALQAEVLFPEDSAVFNAQAAARIQAIAQEINQQKATRVRVFGFTDDQGSYEHGKELSKQRADAVQAELAKTVTSPGVIFDVRGYSEDYPIADNGTEEGRKKNRRVEITFPRSEK from the coding sequence ATGACCAAACGCCACCGCGTCTCCGCCGCGACCGCCGTCGCCGGCCTCGTCATCGCCGGCGCCCACATCCTCGGCGCGACCACCGCGTACGCCGACGACGTCAAGCCTTCCGTGCCGCCCGGGACCGAGCCCTCCGCCGCCGCGCCCGTGGCCATCGACTCCAACGCGCCCGGCCTCAAGATCCCGCAGGGCGGAACGCTGGCCCCCATCAAGGTGCTCGACATCGCCGAGGTCGTCGAGGACCTCGGCGGGGAGCAGCGGCGGCAGGAGACCAACCAGACCGTCATGATGGCCCTGCAGGCCGAGGTGCTCTTCCCCGAGGACAGCGCCGTCTTCAACGCCCAGGCCGCCGCCCGCATCCAGGCCATCGCACAGGAGATCAACCAGCAGAAGGCGACCCGCGTCCGGGTCTTCGGGTTCACCGACGACCAGGGCAGCTACGAGCACGGCAAGGAACTGTCCAAGCAGCGCGCCGACGCCGTACAGGCGGAACTCGCCAAGACGGTGACCAGCCCCGGGGTCATCTTCGACGTCCGGGGTTACAGCGAGGACTACCCGATCGCCGACAACGGCACTGAAGAGGGCCGCAAGAAGAACCGCCGCGTCGAGATCACCTTCCCCCGCAGCGAGAAGTAG
- a CDS encoding alpha/beta fold hydrolase translates to MPRTRVNGVELFYEVTGEGDPLVLVHGSWVDHHSWRLVAPRLAGSYRVVVYDRRGHSGSERPPGQGTRREDEDDLAALIETLDLAPAHVAGSSFGGSTALGLAARRPELFRTLAAHEPPLLGLVEGDEEAQAARLRLDAVFADIRGGDHAAAARRFVEEVVSGPGEWGRVPEPIRETFIANAPTFLDEQSDPSWAMIDLPRLAAGYTGPALLTTGSEGMPWFPGIVAKLGKALRGARVVTLEGAGHVPHVTHPDAYVDTLTGFLRS, encoded by the coding sequence ATGCCACGGACCCGGGTGAACGGCGTGGAACTGTTCTACGAGGTCACGGGCGAGGGTGATCCCCTCGTACTGGTCCACGGGTCCTGGGTCGACCACCACTCCTGGCGCCTGGTCGCCCCGCGCCTGGCCGGGTCGTACCGGGTGGTGGTCTACGACCGCCGCGGTCACAGCGGCAGCGAGCGCCCGCCCGGCCAGGGGACCCGCAGGGAAGACGAGGACGACCTCGCGGCGCTCATCGAGACCCTGGACCTCGCCCCGGCCCACGTCGCGGGGAGTTCCTTCGGCGGGTCCACCGCCCTCGGGCTCGCCGCCCGCCGCCCCGAGCTGTTCCGCACCCTCGCCGCCCACGAGCCCCCGCTGCTGGGTCTCGTCGAGGGCGATGAGGAAGCGCAAGCCGCCCGCCTGCGCCTGGACGCGGTCTTCGCGGACATCCGCGGCGGTGACCACGCGGCCGCGGCCCGGCGCTTCGTGGAAGAGGTGGTCTCCGGGCCGGGCGAGTGGGGCAGGGTGCCTGAGCCGATCCGCGAGACGTTCATCGCCAACGCCCCCACCTTCCTCGACGAGCAGTCGGACCCGTCTTGGGCCATGATCGACCTGCCGCGCCTCGCCGCCGGCTACACCGGCCCCGCCCTGCTGACCACGGGCAGCGAGGGCATGCCCTGGTTCCCGGGAATCGTCGCCAAGCTCGGCAAGGCGCTGCGGGGGGCGCGGGTCGTCACCCTGGAGGGCGCCGGTCACGTCCCCCACGTCACCCACCCGGACGCCTACGTCGACACCCTCACGGGGTTCCTGCGGTCATAG
- a CDS encoding MDR family MFS transporter produces the protein MTKNTETSGEVKPRSVRVVLMALMIAMLLAMLDNMIIGTAMPTIVGELGGLEHLSWVVTAYTLATAASTPIWGKVGDMYGRKGSFLTSIVIFLIGSALSGMAQDMGQLIGFRAIQGLGAGGLMVGVMAIIGDLIPPRERGKYQGMMAGVMALAMIGGPLVGGTITDHMGWRWSFYINLPLGAVALAMVSAVLHLPKKKAQGKIDYLGAALLTLAITSTVLVTTWGGTEYAWGSGEIIGLIVVGVVAIAAFLYAETKAAEPVMPLHIFRSRNFTLMSVIGFLVGFAMFGGVLYLPLFQQAVQGASATNSGLLLLPMLLSMMVVSLIAGRVTTNTGKYKVFPIAGGALMVVGLFLLATMDTGTTRLVSGLYMAVLGAGLGFLMQITMLVAQNSVDMKDMGVASSSATLFRTLGGSFGVALMGSLFTSQVTDTMTDRLGPAAAAKAGSAQLDAASLAKLPAVMREAYQHAVAAGTHSAFLLGAAIAVLGFLAAWFVKEVPLRGAGPAAAGAGEGGKPAQAPQESLAH, from the coding sequence ATGACGAAAAATACGGAGACCTCCGGGGAGGTGAAGCCCCGCAGTGTCCGCGTCGTACTCATGGCCCTCATGATCGCGATGTTGCTGGCCATGCTCGACAACATGATCATCGGTACGGCGATGCCGACGATCGTCGGCGAGCTCGGCGGGCTGGAGCACCTGTCCTGGGTGGTCACGGCGTACACGCTGGCCACCGCGGCCTCCACGCCCATCTGGGGCAAGGTCGGCGACATGTACGGCCGCAAGGGCTCGTTCCTCACCTCCATCGTGATCTTCCTGATCGGTTCCGCCCTCAGCGGCATGGCCCAGGACATGGGCCAGCTGATCGGTTTCCGCGCGATCCAGGGTCTGGGCGCCGGCGGTCTGATGGTCGGCGTCATGGCGATCATCGGCGACCTGATCCCGCCCCGCGAACGCGGCAAGTACCAGGGCATGATGGCCGGCGTCATGGCCCTGGCCATGATCGGCGGCCCGCTGGTCGGCGGCACCATCACCGACCACATGGGCTGGCGCTGGTCCTTCTACATCAACCTCCCGCTCGGCGCCGTGGCGCTGGCGATGGTGAGCGCGGTCCTGCACCTGCCCAAGAAGAAGGCGCAAGGCAAGATCGACTACTTGGGTGCCGCCCTGCTGACCCTCGCGATCACCTCCACCGTGCTGGTCACCACCTGGGGCGGGACCGAGTACGCGTGGGGTTCCGGTGAGATCATCGGCCTGATCGTCGTCGGCGTCGTCGCGATCGCCGCGTTCCTCTACGCCGAGACCAAGGCCGCCGAGCCCGTCATGCCGCTGCACATCTTCCGCAGCCGCAACTTCACCCTCATGTCGGTGATCGGCTTCCTCGTCGGCTTCGCGATGTTCGGCGGCGTGCTCTACCTGCCGCTGTTCCAGCAGGCCGTGCAGGGCGCCTCCGCCACCAACTCGGGCCTGCTGCTCCTGCCGATGCTCCTCTCGATGATGGTCGTCTCGCTGATCGCGGGCCGGGTCACCACCAACACCGGCAAGTACAAGGTCTTCCCGATCGCCGGTGGCGCGCTCATGGTCGTCGGGCTCTTCCTGCTCGCGACGATGGACACCGGCACCACCCGACTGGTCTCCGGCCTGTACATGGCGGTGCTCGGCGCCGGCCTCGGCTTCCTGATGCAGATCACGATGCTGGTCGCGCAGAACAGCGTGGACATGAAGGACATGGGCGTCGCCTCGTCCTCCGCCACCCTCTTCCGTACGCTCGGCGGTTCCTTCGGCGTGGCCCTGATGGGTTCGCTGTTCACCTCGCAGGTCACCGACACCATGACCGACCGGCTCGGGCCGGCCGCCGCCGCCAAGGCGGGTTCGGCGCAGCTCGACGCGGCGAGCCTGGCCAAGCTGCCCGCGGTGATGCGCGAGGCCTACCAGCACGCGGTCGCCGCCGGTACGCACTCGGCCTTCCTGCTCGGCGCGGCCATCGCCGTACTGGGCTTCCTGGCGGCCTGGTTCGTCAAGGAGGTCCCGCTGCGGGGCGCGGGCCCGGCCGCGGCCGGCGCCGGTGAGGGCGGCAAGCCCGCCCAGGCTCCGCAGGAGTCCCTCGCCCACTGA
- a CDS encoding sensor histidine kinase has product MAATIDFGAPAPAPATSTASAPATSTASAPATSTAPAPVSAPVTAARGAAARPAPPLALQVNALQALCRRVFAFRMVMLGLGAPVALGRTAPGAPVYLVGGAVLLTFMLSYVLFRDWERFGPLLLRHPWLLAVDTAFSALLLITATPSSPLGLLSLCTPLLAGLVYGWRGSALYAAAQAALVAWVAWVAAVTGGFTLAALCLLAGAAGASLRDLLFRFGAASQALTETRARLAAAEAVRAERERLAREMHDSVAKTLHGLALSADALSRTADDPEATRRRARAVAEAARRAAAESRELLTDLRRDLRRDLRRDLRRDLDAPGVPLAAELRALARGGAELRITGPLPLLPPDVAGHLLAVASEALENARRHACASRVVVEAAVSGPSLTLTVEDDGRGLPPAGIDVTALADAGHYGLLGMTERAATIGAGLRIGGRPDGGPGTLVRVDLPLGSP; this is encoded by the coding sequence ATGGCCGCCACGATCGATTTCGGGGCCCCGGCCCCGGCCCCGGCCACGTCCACCGCCTCGGCCCCGGCCACGTCCACCGCCTCGGCCCCGGCCACGTCCACCGCCCCGGCCCCGGTCTCGGCCCCGGTTACGGCCGCGCGTGGTGCCGCGGCGCGGCCGGCCCCTCCGCTCGCCCTCCAGGTGAACGCGTTGCAGGCACTGTGCCGTCGGGTCTTCGCGTTCCGGATGGTGATGCTCGGCCTGGGCGCGCCCGTGGCCCTCGGCCGCACCGCGCCCGGCGCCCCCGTGTACCTGGTGGGCGGCGCGGTCCTGCTCACCTTCATGCTGTCCTACGTCCTGTTCCGCGACTGGGAGCGCTTCGGGCCGCTGCTGCTGCGCCACCCCTGGCTGCTGGCCGTGGACACGGCGTTCAGCGCGCTGCTCCTGATCACCGCCACCCCCTCCTCCCCGCTCGGCCTGCTCTCGCTCTGCACACCGCTGCTGGCCGGGCTGGTCTACGGGTGGCGCGGCTCGGCGCTCTACGCGGCCGCGCAGGCGGCGTTGGTGGCGTGGGTGGCGTGGGTGGCGGCCGTCACCGGCGGGTTCACGCTTGCCGCGCTGTGCCTGCTGGCGGGCGCGGCGGGGGCCTCGCTGCGGGACCTCCTCTTCCGCTTCGGGGCGGCGAGCCAGGCCCTGACGGAGACCCGGGCGCGGCTGGCGGCGGCCGAAGCGGTACGGGCCGAACGGGAGCGCCTGGCCCGCGAGATGCACGACTCGGTGGCGAAGACCCTGCACGGCCTGGCCCTGTCCGCCGACGCCCTCTCCCGCACCGCCGACGACCCGGAGGCCACCCGCCGCCGGGCCCGGGCGGTCGCGGAGGCGGCCCGCCGGGCGGCGGCGGAGTCCCGGGAGCTGCTGACGGACCTGCGCCGGGACCTGCGCCGGGACCTGCGCCGGGACCTGCGCCGGGACCTGGACGCCCCGGGCGTCCCGCTCGCGGCGGAGCTGCGGGCGCTGGCGCGCGGGGGCGCGGAGCTCCGTATCACCGGGCCGCTGCCGCTGCTCCCCCCGGACGTCGCCGGGCACCTCCTGGCGGTGGCCTCCGAGGCCCTGGAGAACGCCCGGCGCCACGCGTGCGCGTCCCGGGTCGTGGTGGAAGCGGCGGTGTCCGGCCCGTCCCTGACCCTGACCGTCGAGGACGACGGCCGGGGCCTGCCTCCCGCCGGGATCGACGTCACCGCCCTGGCGGACGCCGGCCACTACGGCCTGCTCGGTATGACGGAGCGCGCGGCGACGATCGGGGCCGGCCTGCGCATCGGCGGCCGCCCGGACGGCGGCCCCGGCACCCTGGTCCGGGTCGACCTCCCCTTGGGGAGCCCGTGA
- a CDS encoding DUF5936 domain-containing protein yields the protein MTALLLAAALGLSVFGALYGVRLYRADVKLPSDLALALEVGATRTTAVGSLVDRTGIRWAPLVLRLMGPDRVARKRRQIDMAGNPAGLTIDRYAARRAVYGFLGALGAFAMLVNGQLVAALLMVAFGLFWIEAGLWSAIRVRRDHIERTLPDFLDVLAVVVSAGLGFRQALDRVAGKYEGPWSDEIRITLQQMDMGVSRRQAFDELRRRNDSEQVAQFVTALQQGEELGSPIVETLIAIAEDMRRTDAQNARRRAARAVPKATFTVTMFMLPGTLILLVCGFVYGADIDFGALFGSG from the coding sequence GTGACCGCACTGCTGCTCGCCGCGGCCCTCGGGCTGTCGGTCTTCGGGGCCCTGTACGGGGTCCGCCTCTACCGCGCCGACGTCAAACTGCCCAGCGACCTCGCCCTCGCCCTCGAAGTCGGCGCGACCCGCACCACGGCCGTCGGCTCGCTCGTCGACCGCACGGGCATCCGCTGGGCCCCCCTGGTGCTGCGGCTGATGGGCCCGGACCGGGTGGCCCGCAAGCGCCGTCAGATCGACATGGCGGGCAACCCGGCCGGCCTGACCATCGACCGGTACGCGGCCCGGCGCGCCGTCTACGGGTTCCTCGGCGCGCTCGGCGCCTTCGCGATGCTGGTCAACGGGCAGTTGGTGGCCGCCCTGCTCATGGTCGCCTTCGGCCTGTTCTGGATCGAGGCGGGCCTGTGGTCGGCGATCCGGGTGCGCCGGGACCACATCGAGCGGACGCTGCCGGACTTCCTGGACGTGCTGGCGGTCGTCGTCAGCGCCGGGCTCGGTTTCCGGCAGGCGCTGGACCGGGTCGCGGGCAAGTACGAGGGGCCCTGGTCGGACGAGATCCGTATCACCCTCCAGCAGATGGACATGGGCGTCAGCCGCCGCCAGGCCTTCGACGAGCTGCGCCGGCGCAACGACTCCGAGCAGGTGGCGCAGTTCGTCACCGCCCTCCAGCAGGGCGAGGAGCTGGGCTCCCCGATCGTGGAGACGCTGATCGCGATCGCGGAGGACATGCGCCGCACGGACGCGCAGAACGCCCGCCGCCGGGCTGCGCGGGCGGTCCCCAAGGCCACCTTCACCGTCACCATGTTCATGCTGCCGGGCACGCTGATCCTGCTCGTGTGCGGGTTCGTCTACGGGGCGGACATCGACTTCGGCGCCCTGTTCGGGAGCGGGTGA
- a CDS encoding type II secretion system F family protein yields the protein MNPLILLTLGATLLACLLVVLGVHAYAAGRAQRAALVERLSASGTPEPLGRRRRFRGVDRRLRRTRLGRRIEVKLATTGLDLTPGEFLVYMLMSVTGVWLVSASLLAPFFGPVAGLIGLWAGNAFLNWQRTRRTERFINQLPELARILANATQAGLALRTAIGMAAEELEAPAGEELGRVADRLAVGHSIEESLGELTERLPSRELVVLVSTLVLSARAGGALVGSLRNLTVTLEQRKETRREIRTQLSQVTVTAYLVPAIGLGSLLLVDMMMPGALDRMTGAFIGQTAVIIALGLFTLGFVLIRRLSKIDV from the coding sequence GTGAACCCTTTGATCCTCCTCACCCTCGGCGCCACGCTGCTCGCCTGCCTGCTCGTGGTCCTCGGCGTACACGCCTACGCCGCCGGCCGCGCCCAGCGCGCCGCCCTCGTCGAACGCCTCTCCGCGAGCGGAACCCCGGAGCCGCTCGGCCGCCGGCGCCGCTTCCGCGGGGTCGACCGCCGGCTGCGCCGCACCCGGCTGGGCCGCCGGATCGAGGTGAAGCTGGCGACCACGGGCCTGGACCTCACCCCCGGCGAGTTCCTCGTCTACATGCTGATGTCCGTGACCGGGGTCTGGCTCGTCTCGGCGTCCCTGCTGGCCCCGTTCTTCGGCCCGGTGGCGGGCCTGATCGGGCTGTGGGCGGGCAACGCCTTCCTCAACTGGCAGCGCACGCGCCGCACGGAGCGGTTCATCAACCAGCTCCCCGAACTCGCCCGCATCCTGGCCAACGCCACCCAGGCCGGCCTGGCGCTGCGTACCGCCATCGGCATGGCGGCGGAGGAACTGGAGGCACCGGCCGGCGAGGAGCTCGGCCGCGTCGCCGACCGCCTCGCCGTCGGCCACTCCATCGAGGAGTCCCTGGGCGAACTGACCGAACGCCTGCCCTCGCGCGAACTCGTCGTGCTCGTCTCCACCCTGGTCCTGTCCGCGCGCGCGGGCGGCGCCCTCGTGGGGAGCCTGCGCAACCTCACGGTGACGCTGGAGCAGCGCAAGGAGACGCGCAGGGAGATCCGTACGCAGCTCTCGCAGGTGACGGTGACGGCGTACCTGGTCCCGGCCATCGGGCTCGGGTCGCTGCTGCTCGTGGACATGATGATGCCGGGCGCCCTGGACCGCATGACGGGTGCGTTCATCGGGCAGACGGCGGTCATCATCGCCCTCGGCCTGTTCACCCTGGGGTTCGTCCTCATCCGCCGGCTGTCGAAGATCGACGTGTGA